A section of the Thermococcus sp. 21S7 genome encodes:
- the rqcH gene encoding ribosome rescue protein RqcH, with protein sequence MKEEMSSVDIRYIVRELQSLVGSRVDKIYHDGDEIRIKLRTKEGRQDLILQAGKRFHVTTYVKEAPKQPSSFTMLLRKHLSGGFIDAIEQHGFDRVVKIRVGDYTLVGELFRRGNVILVDGENRIVAALRYEEYKDRAIKPKAEYRYPPARENPLDVTRERFIELMRENEELELVRALARKLNMGGMYAEEISIRAGFDKTTPVKELSDDDLLRVYEAMMNTFNDEARPNIVIKDGNMHDVVPIELRIYEGFEKRYFTTFSEALDEYFGKITLEKAKVEQTKRLEAKKRQLLMTLKKQEEMLKGFEEGAKANQEIGDLIYANYALIERLLEEFRKATETLGWDEFKRRIEEGKKAGNRVALMVKGTDPKEKAVTIELEGKKVRLYLNRSIGENAELYYEKAKKFRHKYEGALKAYEDTKRKLGEVERLIEEELKKELSVKRIERRKKKWFEKFRWFVSSEGFLVLAGKDAGTNEILIKRHMDDNDLYCHADVYGAPHVVIKDGGKAGEKTVFEACQFAVSMSKAWSRGVYSEDAYWAHPSQVTKQTPSGEYLGKGAFMVYGKRNWLHGLPLKLAVGVINYEGEDFVVCAPIEAIKAHTDRYIVIRPGSLKKSELVKKIKGILEKWGYKVREEDITSALPPGNGEIADVVG encoded by the coding sequence ATGAAGGAAGAGATGAGCAGCGTTGATATCCGCTACATCGTGAGGGAACTGCAGTCCCTGGTTGGCTCTCGCGTTGACAAGATTTACCACGACGGCGACGAGATTAGGATAAAGCTCAGGACGAAGGAGGGGAGGCAGGACTTAATCCTCCAGGCCGGGAAGCGCTTCCATGTGACGACGTACGTGAAGGAGGCGCCGAAGCAGCCGTCGAGCTTCACCATGCTCCTCAGGAAGCACCTCAGCGGCGGGTTCATAGATGCGATAGAACAGCACGGCTTCGACAGGGTAGTGAAGATTCGCGTTGGGGACTACACCCTCGTCGGCGAGCTATTCAGGAGGGGAAACGTGATACTCGTGGACGGGGAGAACAGAATCGTTGCGGCGTTACGCTACGAAGAGTACAAGGACAGGGCGATAAAGCCCAAGGCGGAATACCGGTATCCCCCAGCCAGGGAGAACCCGCTCGATGTAACGCGGGAGAGATTCATTGAGCTAATGCGTGAAAATGAGGAACTTGAGCTCGTGCGCGCCCTGGCGAGGAAGCTCAACATGGGCGGAATGTACGCGGAGGAGATTTCCATCAGGGCAGGATTTGACAAGACGACCCCGGTTAAGGAGCTGAGCGACGACGACCTGCTGAGGGTCTACGAGGCGATGATGAACACGTTCAACGATGAAGCGAGACCCAACATAGTCATCAAGGACGGAAACATGCACGACGTCGTTCCGATAGAGCTGAGAATCTACGAGGGATTCGAGAAGCGCTATTTTACCACCTTCAGCGAGGCCCTCGACGAGTACTTTGGAAAGATAACCCTGGAGAAGGCAAAGGTCGAGCAGACGAAGAGGCTTGAAGCCAAGAAGAGGCAGCTCCTCATGACGCTCAAGAAGCAGGAGGAGATGCTCAAGGGCTTCGAGGAGGGTGCGAAGGCCAACCAGGAGATAGGGGACCTGATCTACGCGAACTACGCCCTCATAGAGAGGCTTTTGGAGGAGTTCAGGAAAGCCACGGAGACCCTCGGCTGGGACGAGTTCAAGAGGAGGATAGAGGAAGGCAAGAAGGCCGGCAACAGGGTCGCGCTCATGGTGAAGGGAACCGACCCGAAGGAGAAGGCCGTCACGATAGAGCTTGAGGGGAAGAAGGTCAGGCTGTACCTCAACAGGAGCATAGGCGAGAACGCCGAACTCTACTACGAGAAGGCCAAGAAGTTCAGGCACAAATACGAGGGGGCGCTTAAGGCCTACGAGGACACGAAGAGGAAGCTTGGCGAGGTAGAGAGGCTCATCGAGGAGGAGCTCAAGAAGGAGCTCAGCGTTAAGAGGATAGAGAGGAGAAAGAAGAAGTGGTTCGAGAAGTTCCGCTGGTTCGTTTCGAGCGAGGGCTTCCTTGTTCTGGCCGGCAAAGACGCCGGCACCAACGAGATTCTCATAAAGAGGCACATGGACGATAACGACCTCTACTGCCACGCCGACGTTTACGGCGCCCCCCACGTCGTCATCAAGGACGGGGGGAAGGCCGGAGAAAAGACCGTCTTCGAGGCCTGCCAGTTCGCGGTTTCGATGAGCAAGGCATGGAGCAGGGGCGTTTACAGCGAGGACGCATACTGGGCGCATCCGAGCCAGGTCACCAAGCAGACGCCCAGCGGCGAGTACCTGGGCAAGGGGGCCTTCATGGTCTACGGCAAGAGAAACTGGCTCCACGGGCTTCCGCTCAAGCTCGCCGTCGGCGTAATCAACTACGAGGGCGAGGACTTCGTGGTCTGCGCGCCCATCGAGGCCATAAAAGCCCACACGGACCGGTACATCGTAATCCGGCCCGGCTC